One Schistocerca nitens isolate TAMUIC-IGC-003100 chromosome 1, iqSchNite1.1, whole genome shotgun sequence DNA segment encodes these proteins:
- the LOC126233009 gene encoding uncharacterized protein LOC126233009 translates to MRATENEWHSKKSLFRQALHFPHCVGAIDEKHILLQCPVGSGSKFYNYKGSFSIVLLAVVDTNYNFLYADVCCQGRIFDGGVFKNASISELIHKNKLNLPRHECLPGGTKPLP, encoded by the coding sequence ATGCGGGCTACTGAAAATGAATGGCATTCAAAAAAAAGTCTGTTCCGGCAGGCACTCCACTTCCCTCATTGCGTGGGAGCAATTGATGAGAAGCACATTCTTCTACAGTGCCCTGTTGGTAGTGGGAGTAAGTTTTATAACTATAAAGGATCATTTAGCATTGTGTTGCTTGCTGTAGTTGACACCAACTACAACTTTTTATATGCTGACGTTTGCTGCCAAGGGAGGATTTTTGATGGAGGTGTTTTCAAGAATGCCTCCATAAGTGAGCTAATTCACAAAAACAAACTGAACTTGCCACGTCACGAGTGTTTACCTGGAGGGACAAAACCACTACCATAG